In Aegilops tauschii subsp. strangulata cultivar AL8/78 chromosome 3, Aet v6.0, whole genome shotgun sequence, one genomic interval encodes:
- the LOC109772223 gene encoding uncharacterized protein encodes MSLRQLLGWSDGEVMRPESKPCSRLMRHTAGIFSVGGGLAFWVLCRLHYGPRITVPRSLRWASCGAMGTSATSAMLVRLFSPECEPQNIAAFDRPEFKPA; translated from the exons ATGTCGCTACGACAGCTACTGGGATGGTCAGATGGAGAGGTGATGCGGCCGGAGTCAAAGCCCTGTTCCCGACTGATGCGCCACACTGCTGGTATCTTCTCAGTTGGTGGTGGCCTTGCTTTCTGGGTGCTTTGCCGCCTTCACTATG GTCCAAGGATAACGGTTCCAAGGAGTCTCAGGTGGGCATCTTGTGGAGCGATGGGCACGAGCGCGACATCAGCCATGCTTGTGCGGCTCTTCAGCCCGGAGTGTGAACCGCAGAACATAGCAGCTTTCGACAGACCTGAATTCAAGCCTGCATAG
- the LOC109772203 gene encoding uncharacterized protein, translating to MADPVELVRRICLCFPPRLPPPQRSRVPPPQPRCLGVWARLRLPSSALSLRCRALDASKPSAVRGEPSEEYDDDEEPYFSVTSSRLSEVDYLGESTKGDLNVRRRHLDALGGNGKSTLHGPIEEIAWKEARQAETLLSDLGIADPLTVRNSPRGIFCTRTLNLRSISVIGYDMDYTLIHYNVMAWEGRAYDYGMANLKSMGFLVDDLEFDPDLVIRGLIMDKVKGNLVKADRFGYIKRVMHGTQMLPTRAVSEIYGRELVDLRKEDTWEFLNTLFSVSEAVMFMQMVDKLDQGLVPAELGPLDYKGLYNAVSKALFRAHVEGQLKREIMAEPERFVEPDPELPLALLDQKEAGKRLLLITNSDYHYTNKMMNHAFNRFLPNDMGWRDLFEMVIVSARKPEFFQISHPLYEVVTDDGLLRPCFKANSGGLYSGGSAQMVEKSLDIHGDEILYVGDHIFTDVSQSKVHLRWRTALICRELEDEFDALIKSHAQKEKLVTLIQQKEIVGDLFNQLRLALQRRTNSRPAQTLAATCMNDQELTESMQKLLIVMQRLDEKIVPLLESDGELFNKRWGWLSRAGLWDKSHLTRQIEKYADIYTSRVSNFLHYTPFMYFRSQEQTLAHDVHSYSRDQ from the exons ATGGCGGACCCGGTCGAGCTCGTGCGGCGCATCTGCCTCTGTTTCCCGCCACGGCTGCCGCCTCCGCAGCGCTCCAGAGTGCCGCCGCCACAGCCGCGATGCCTCGGGGTCTGGGCTCGCCTCCGCCTCCCGAGCTCTGCCCTGTCGCTCCGGTGCCGCGCGCTCGACGCCAGCAAGCCGTCGGCGGTCAGGGGGGAACCGAGCGAGGAGTACGACGACGATGAGGAGCCGTACTTTTCCGTGACATCGTCGAGGCTGTCGGAGGTGGACTACCTCGGGGAGAGCACCAAGGGGGATTTGAACGTGCGCAGGAGGCACCTCGACGCGCTCG GTGGGAATGGAAAGTCAACATTGCATGGTCCTATAGAGGAGATAGCTTGGAAAGAAGCAAGACAAGCTGAAACGTTGCTCAGTGACTTGGGAATTGCA GATCCTTTAACAGTAAGGAACTCTCCTCGTGGAATTTTCTGCACCAGGACACTAAATCTTCGATCTATCAGTGTCATTGGCTATGACATGGATTATACATTGATTCATTACAACGTGATG GCCTGGGAAGGGCGTGCATATGATTATGGGATGGCCAACCTGAAGAGCATGGGTTTCCTAGTAGACGACCTTGAATTTGATCCTGACTTG GTTATTAGGGGTCTTATTATGGATAAAGTAAAAGGAAACTTGGTAAAAGCTGACCGTTTTGGGTACATCAAGAGGGTCATGCACGGTACCCAAATGTTGCCCACTCGTGCTGTGAG TGAAATATATGGACGAGAGTTGGTGGACCTGCGGAAAGAAGATACATGGGAGTTCCTTAATACCCTTTTCTCTGTTTCAGAAGCTGTCATGTTCATGCAG ATGGTTGACAAGTTGGATCAGGGGTTGGTGCCTGCTGAACTTGGGCCATTGGATTACAAAGGGCTGTACAAT GCTGTTTCCAAAGCACTTTTTCGAGCACATGTAGAAGGTCAACTCAAG AGGGAAATAATGGCTGAGCCCGAGCGATTTGTCGAGCCTGATCCAGAACTGCCTCTAGCTCTTCTAGATCAAAAGGAG GCTGGAAAAAGGTTGCTTCTTATTACTAACTCAGATTACCACTATACAAACAAAATGATGAATCATGCATTCAATCGCTTTCTTCCTAATGATATGGGATGGAGAGATCTATTTGAAATG GTTATAGTCTCCGCGAGGAAACCAGAGTTTTTCCAAATTTCGCATCCATTGTACGAGGTTGTCACTGACGATGGTTTATTGCGTCCCTGTTTTAAGGCAAATTCAG GTGGCTTGTACTCTGGTGGTAGTGCTCAGATGGTTGAGAAGTCACTAGATATTCATGGAGATGAAATATTATATGTGGGGGACCATATTTTTACAGATGTGAGCCAATCAAAGGTTCATTTACGATGGAGGACAGCATTAATATGCCGAGAACTGGAAGATGAG TTTGACGCACTAATCAAAAGCCATGCTCAGAAAGAAAAGCTTGTCACACTTATACAACAAAAGGAAATTGTTGGAGACCTTTTCAACCAACTTCGCCTGGCTCTGCAGAGACGCACAAATTCACGCCCTGCACAG ACGCTTGCTGCAACTTGTATGAATGATCAGGAGCTTACAGAAAGTATGCAAAAGTTGCTCATTGTTATGCAGAGATTAGATGAAAAGATCGTGCCATTGCTGGAATCAGATGGAGAACTTTTCAATAAAAG